In one window of Kitasatospora sp. MMS16-BH015 DNA:
- a CDS encoding 2'-5' RNA ligase family protein, with translation MTAVNAPGDGLLGEAVTIGVSISVPEPFGSAIQDARAGFGDPLARSIPTHVTLLPPTEVAAARLPEIEAHLTAVAARHRAFRMLLQGSGTFRPISPVVFVRVEEGAQECRELEAAVRSGPLARELAFPYHPHVTVAHALPEEALDRAHCETRAFHAAFAVPGFSLSRFGPDEVWRPCRTYPFGG, from the coding sequence ATGACAGCGGTGAACGCCCCAGGTGACGGCCTCCTCGGCGAGGCCGTCACCATCGGTGTGTCCATATCCGTCCCGGAGCCCTTCGGCAGCGCCATCCAGGACGCCCGGGCCGGCTTCGGCGACCCGCTGGCCAGGTCCATACCCACCCACGTCACCCTGCTGCCGCCCACCGAGGTGGCCGCCGCCCGGCTGCCCGAGATCGAGGCCCACCTCACCGCGGTGGCGGCCCGCCACCGGGCCTTCCGGATGCTGCTCCAGGGCAGCGGCACCTTCCGCCCGATCTCCCCGGTGGTCTTCGTCCGGGTCGAAGAGGGCGCCCAGGAGTGCCGCGAGCTGGAGGCCGCCGTCCGCAGCGGCCCGCTGGCCCGCGAGCTCGCCTTCCCCTACCACCCGCACGTCACGGTCGCCCACGCCCTCCCCGAGGAGGCCCTCGACCGCGCCCACTGCGAGACCCGCGCCTTCCACGCCGCCTTCGCCGTCCCCGGCTTCAGCCTCTCCCGCTTCGGCCCCGACGAAGTCTGGCGGCCCTGCCGCACCTATCCCTTCGGGGGGTGA
- the trpS gene encoding tryptophan--tRNA ligase, with product MVNEAVSGAAKSRPRVLSGIQPTSGSFHLGNYLGAVRQWVDLQESNDAFYMVVDLHAITVAQDPATLRENTRVSVAQLLGAGLDPERCTLFIQSHVPEHAQLGWVMNCLTGFGEASRMTQFKDKSSRHGADSTTVGLFTYPILQIADILLYQADAVPVGEDQRQHIELTRDLAERFNTRFEPTFTVPKPYILKETAKIMDLQDPTIKMSKSASSPKGLVSLLDDPKVSAKKFKSAVTDTGTVVSYDEQEKAGVSNLLRIHSALSGQSVDQLVEHFEGKMYGALKTELAELFSEWVGPFQERTKAYLDDPAELDRVLGLGADKARSVAAETLATVYDRIGFLPPKR from the coding sequence ATGGTCAACGAAGCGGTCAGCGGCGCGGCGAAGAGCCGTCCCAGGGTGCTCTCCGGCATCCAGCCCACCTCGGGCTCGTTCCACCTGGGCAACTACCTCGGCGCGGTGCGCCAGTGGGTCGACCTGCAGGAGTCGAACGACGCCTTCTACATGGTCGTCGACCTGCACGCCATCACCGTCGCCCAGGACCCGGCGACCCTGCGGGAGAACACCCGCGTCTCCGTCGCCCAGCTGCTCGGCGCCGGGCTCGACCCCGAGCGCTGCACCCTCTTCATCCAGTCCCACGTGCCCGAGCACGCGCAGCTCGGCTGGGTGATGAACTGCCTCACCGGCTTCGGCGAGGCCTCCCGGATGACGCAGTTCAAGGACAAGTCCTCCCGGCACGGCGCCGACAGCACCACCGTCGGCCTCTTCACCTACCCGATCCTGCAGATCGCCGACATCCTGCTCTACCAGGCCGACGCCGTGCCGGTGGGCGAGGACCAGCGCCAGCACATCGAGCTCACCCGGGACCTCGCCGAGCGGTTCAACACCCGCTTCGAGCCCACCTTCACCGTGCCGAAGCCGTACATCCTCAAGGAGACGGCCAAGATCATGGACCTGCAGGACCCGACGATCAAGATGAGCAAGTCGGCCTCCTCGCCCAAGGGCCTGGTCTCCCTGCTCGACGACCCCAAGGTCAGCGCCAAGAAGTTCAAGAGCGCCGTCACCGACACTGGCACGGTGGTCTCCTACGACGAGCAGGAGAAGGCCGGCGTCTCCAACCTGCTGCGGATCCACTCCGCGCTCAGCGGGCAGAGCGTCGACCAGCTGGTCGAGCACTTCGAGGGCAAGATGTACGGCGCGCTCAAGACCGAGCTGGCCGAGCTCTTCTCCGAGTGGGTCGGCCCGTTCCAGGAGCGCACCAAGGCCTACCTGGACGACCCGGCCGAGCTGGACCGCGTCCTCGGGCTCGGCGCCGACAAGGCCCGTTCGGTGGCCGCCGAGACCCTCGCCACGGTCTACGACCGCATCGGCTTCCTCCCGCCGAAGCGCTGA
- a CDS encoding hemolysin family protein, with the protein MNETLGDAALVLVFILLGGLFNVAEISLISLREGQIRALEARGTRGATRAAHLAADPNRFLAAVQVGVTCMGFLSAAFGADTLAGKLAPVFVRMGLSEGVSDAVALVGLTLVISYVSLVLGELTPKRIGLQRADSIAVLAAPVVDVMSVVLRPAIWLLGHSTNLCVRLFGGDPAAGRGTMSSEELRGLVAANTELGSDERAMINDVFAAGERQLREVMVPRTEVTFLDADQLLTEVREETSTSPHSRYPVVEGSYDAVVGFVHVRDLYGARGGSAVRVRELARPVKLLPATKRVLEAMGEMRREGHHLAMIVDEYGGTAGIVTLEDLVEEVIGEIRDEYDAQDTTATRRLAGGGMELDGLLNLGDFTEETGVTLPEGPYETVAGYVVGALGRLPRTGDSVLTEDGVRLTVARLDGRRIERIRVSAVTLAQAPGEEVS; encoded by the coding sequence GTGAACGAAACCCTCGGGGACGCCGCGCTGGTCCTGGTCTTCATCCTGCTCGGCGGGCTCTTCAACGTCGCCGAGATCTCGCTCATCTCGCTCCGGGAGGGGCAGATCCGGGCGCTGGAGGCGCGCGGCACGCGGGGGGCCACCCGGGCCGCGCACCTGGCGGCCGATCCGAACCGGTTCCTGGCCGCCGTGCAGGTCGGGGTGACGTGCATGGGCTTCCTGTCGGCCGCCTTCGGGGCCGACACGCTGGCGGGCAAGCTGGCGCCGGTCTTCGTCCGGATGGGGCTCTCCGAGGGGGTCTCGGACGCCGTGGCGCTGGTCGGGCTGACCCTGGTGATCTCCTACGTCTCACTGGTGCTCGGCGAGCTCACCCCCAAGCGGATCGGCCTCCAGCGGGCCGACTCGATCGCGGTGCTCGCCGCCCCCGTGGTGGACGTGATGTCGGTGGTGCTGCGCCCGGCCATCTGGCTGCTCGGCCACTCCACCAACCTCTGCGTGCGCCTGTTCGGCGGTGACCCGGCCGCCGGGCGCGGCACCATGAGCTCCGAGGAGCTGCGCGGCCTGGTGGCCGCCAACACCGAGCTCGGCAGCGACGAGCGGGCGATGATCAACGACGTCTTCGCGGCCGGCGAGCGCCAGCTGCGCGAGGTGATGGTGCCCCGCACCGAGGTCACCTTCCTGGACGCCGACCAGCTGCTCACCGAGGTCCGCGAGGAGACCAGCACCTCCCCGCACTCCCGCTACCCCGTGGTCGAGGGCTCCTACGACGCCGTGGTCGGCTTCGTGCACGTCCGCGACCTCTACGGCGCCCGCGGCGGCTCGGCGGTGCGGGTCCGCGAGCTGGCCCGGCCGGTCAAGCTGCTGCCCGCCACCAAACGGGTGCTGGAGGCGATGGGGGAGATGCGCCGGGAGGGCCACCACCTGGCGATGATCGTGGACGAGTACGGCGGCACCGCCGGGATCGTCACCCTGGAGGACCTGGTCGAGGAGGTGATCGGCGAGATCCGGGACGAGTACGACGCCCAGGACACCACCGCCACCCGCCGGCTGGCCGGTGGCGGGATGGAGCTGGACGGCCTGCTCAACCTCGGGGACTTCACCGAGGAGACCGGCGTCACCCTTCCGGAGGGACCGTACGAGACCGTCGCGGGCTACGTGGTCGGGGCGCTGGGCCGGCTGCCGCGGACGGGCGACAGCGTGCTCACCGAGGACGGGGTGCGGCTCACCGTGGCCCGGTTGGACGGGCGCCGGATCGAAAGGATCCGGGTGAGTGCGGTCACACTGGCGCAGGCTCCGGGCGAAGAGGTTTCCTGA